Part of the Lotus japonicus ecotype B-129 chromosome 6, LjGifu_v1.2 genome, GCGCAGGTATAACTCCTTCTTGAAGGACCATCTCACAACATTTCTCATTCCTGTTACACAAAATTAGGAGACAATAAACAGCTTGCTCCTGCTCTAGGAGTTCACCAGTATCCAGTATCGAAGCCAGTGCGCCTATGAGTCCCGGAGTACACATAATTTCTTCTCTTCCAACTTGAGAAACAGCCAAGTTTATCAAAACAGCAATGCACTTTTCTGTCCACATGGAGTCATCCTGGCCTACAAGAAGGGACTGTAGACCATTCATGATGCCTGATGAAAGGAGGTATGAAATATTAGAGGACACAGTAGAAAGATTATAGAGTGCATGGAGGGAATCTAGCTTGCACTGGACTTCAGTATTGGATTGAAGAATATGGATTAGGAATTGGACAGCCTGACTCGTTCCGACTATTTGCTTGGCTTCTTCATGGCAAGTAAGATTCAGATACAGGGCGGCTGCACAACCGTATGAGTGAGGTTTCAAAATCATTTCCTCCAACAATGATAGGATTCCCACAGATATCATGATTTCCTTATttcttttgaaaagaaaaagaacaagcTTATGTTAATGATTTGCATAATAGAAAATAATGAAAGAAATAACGAAAAAAGTAGTCATTATACAAATTCAGCTAGTATTTATTAATGGAATATTAATTCTACTATttcatcaacaaacttcagCCCCGTTGGTCATTGGGACATCCTAACTAAAGGTTGTAATTCAATGTGTCAGTATCAGTTTTCAACATCCACTGGTGCAATAAGCACATCTACTCTATCTTTCTCTCCTCCTGCAAGTACTTTTTCCTTTGGGAAATATCACAACAGATGCTTATATAAACCTTAAAATCAATTTTCGCAAGTTATTTTACGACCAGTTTACATGAATTTGCGGGAACTATGCCATTGTTTCTGTAAGAGCTTGAGAATGGCAAACGAAAGAACCAGATCATTGTAataatgaagatatttttttaTCATGGTGTTGGataaatattaaatacaatGTTCTTAATTTTCCAGTAACATGAGTTTTTCAATTTGTGAAGATATTGAAAGCAGTTCTACATTACTGTTCCAATCTAGATCTGTTAATACACACCTGTTGTTATTCACAGCCAGGTTGAACAGAGCCATAGCTCCACTTTCCTGAGCCATCGAACACCCTTCACGCACAGCTGATAGCAAAAACTGCATAAGTGCTTCAACAAATCCATTAGCCCCCATAAAAATCCTGGCTTCTTCATCATCCCGCAGCAACAGCCTTAACTGTTCTACCACTTTACACTTCCTCTTCCAATTATTCCCTTCAGTCAATACTTTCAGAAAACTAAAATACTGCTCATATTCTTCCTCTTGTGCAGACAAACTTTCGGTTGCATCTCCCTCAGTTTGCACTGAGACACCGCTATCTTCTAGAGGAACAACTTTGACACACTTCATTTTGCAAGAGTTGACACTGTTTACAGATCTTGTATTCATGGACTCAGAATCCGATAATGCCAATCTCCAGTAGTTAAAATCAAGAGATTCCGGAGGACCTTCAGGAATAGGAACTCCATTCTGTTCACACCAACTTGCCACAAGGCCCTTAACACAGTAATTAGGAGTCAAATAAAGATGTGAAAGTTTCTGCCGAGTCTTTGGACAGGTGTTGTGCCCATCACTGAACCACTTTTCTATACAAACCCTTTCATATGTTTGCCCAGAAGCAATTATGACAGGATCACTCATAAGCTGCAGAGATATTGGACACCTTAACTCTTCGGGGGGAAGGAGCATCTGCCCAGATTTCCTATTATTAGGCTTTAAATTAAAGGAATTAAGTTTTGAAAGCTGTCTGTCAAAGGCCTGACAAGGACCCCCATTAGCACCGTACTCGAGAGATTTCTGAACAGTAGGAGAACAAGGTTGGGAACCCTGAGAATCATTATCATCAGAAAACTCACTTCTAAATAACTTGGAGTATTTCCTCATAAGGTGTAAAAGATATGCAATAATTGACTCCTTCCGCTTGTCATCCTCAGCCCGAGCCCTTTCTATGAGTTTTTTGAGAGCTCTTCTTTCAGAAAGAGCCACTCTTGAAGAGGTGATTCCAAGTCTTGTAGCAGAAAGATGAAAACATTCAAGTTCACTACTCTCATTTGAGTTGTTAAACTTTCTCTCCTGTTGAAGCAATGCAATTAAATCATCCCCAACAAGCTTCTCCAATGGGTCAAGTGCAAATTCCAAACCAGTAAGTTCATTCACAATTTCATCAATCTGAACAAATACCAATCGcaggaaaaaattaaaaatcaaactcTCAAATCTCAATATGTAAGTACATTTGAATACAAGAATCATTGTTAAGAAAACTGCAACCAATCCCATGACTGAAAAAGACCATGAACCCAGAATCAAAGAAAAGGTAAAATCAAACATGGAAAAGAGAATTATACAGGCATATTGTTGAAATTTATTACCTGACACCCAATAGATTGAGGAACAATATCTTCCACCTGTTTAAGACTATCTTCAAGAGCACACTTAGCCTTCTCAAATTTCAGAAGTACAGAATCCCCAGTTATAGCCTGCATCGTAAGTGAAGTTATATGTAAGATACTCTATAAAACAGATTAGATAGCCTTATAAACCaccaaaaataagaaaattaaatccACCTTACATACAGGGAgacaaaatcagaaaatatacgTAAAACCAAAATACAAGCAAAAGCAGCAATGTTATTAATACCAAGTAAAGTTTGCTAGACTCTGAGCAGTGCTGAAGAACATTCTTTCCCTTCTCCAACGCTACATGCAATGAACATAATGCCTGGATTCCGGA contains:
- the LOC130723185 gene encoding U-box domain-containing protein 45-like, with the translated sequence MRMMDVAEVEETLFAASDAKLHVEMCRRLSAIYCKILSIFPTLEAARPRSKSGIQALCSLHVALEKGKNVLQHCSESSKLYLAITGDSVLLKFEKAKCALEDSLKQVEDIVPQSIGCQIDEIVNELTGLEFALDPLEKLVGDDLIALLQQERKFNNSNESSELECFHLSATRLGITSSRVALSERRALKKLIERARAEDDKRKESIIAYLLHLMRKYSKLFRSEFSDDNDSQGSQPCSPTVQKSLEYGANGGPCQAFDRQLSKLNSFNLKPNNRKSGQMLLPPEELRCPISLQLMSDPVIIASGQTYERVCIEKWFSDGHNTCPKTRQKLSHLYLTPNYCVKGLVASWCEQNGVPIPEGPPESLDFNYWRLALSDSESMNTRSVNSVNSCKMKCVKVVPLEDSGVSVQTEGDATESLSAQEEEYEQYFSFLKVLTEGNNWKRKCKVVEQLRLLLRDDEEARIFMGANGFVEALMQFLLSAVREGCSMAQESGAMALFNLAVNNNRNKEIMISVGILSLLEEMILKPHSYGCAAALYLNLTCHEEAKQIVGTSQAVQFLIHILQSNTEVQCKLDSLHALYNLSTVSSNISYLLSSGIMNGLQSLLVGQDDSMWTEKCIAVLINLAVSQVGREEIMCTPGLIGALASILDTGELLEQEQAVYCLLILCNRNEKCCEMVLQEGVIPALVSISVNGTSRGREKAQKLLMLFREQRQRDHSPAKAAHQCKPETSDLSMPPPEEKPLCKSMSRRRVGKAFSFLWKSKSYSVYQC